A portion of the Glycine max cultivar Williams 82 chromosome 10, Glycine_max_v4.0, whole genome shotgun sequence genome contains these proteins:
- the LOC106794977 gene encoding ATP-dependent DNA helicase pif1, whose product MIPDEQASIYNQIVEVVNKDEGGMFFLYGYRGIGKTYIWKTLASSLKADNKIVIMVASSGITSLLLHGGRTAHSKLVLVFEDSTCNIHQGTQLVELLNQKSLIIWDEAPMAHKFYFEALDHSLRDIIKHNSTDNKIFGGKVMVFGGDFRQILPVIPRGSHSDIANAKINSSYLWDHCQVLRLTKNMRLQNNMQATDQEEIASFAQWIIDIGDGIIGHDNDGYATIEIPQELLIIEYNDPIHSIVSSTFPDLCHHHNDPEYFQSKAILASINETIQQVNDYILTLIPGDHILNYLIVFFMF is encoded by the coding sequence ATGATTCCAGACGAACAAGCATCAATTTATAACCAGATTGTTGAAGTTGTTAATAAAGATGAAGGTGGTATGTTTTTCCTCTATGGATATAGAGGTATAGGAAAAACATACATTTGGAAAACACTCGCAAGTTCACTAAAAGCtgacaataaaattgtaattatggTTGCTTCTAGCGGCATAACTTCTCTACTATTGCATGGAGGTAGAACTGCACATTCAAAATTAGTTCTAGTTTTTGAAGACTCAACTTGCAATATCCATCAAGGAACTCAATTAGTTGAACTATTAAATCAGAAAAGTCTAATCATTTGGGATGAAGCACCCATGGCTCACAAATTCTATTTTGAGGCACTTGATCACAGCCTTAGAGATATCATCAAACACAACTCAACGGATAATAAAATCTTTGGAGGTAAAGTCATGGTCTTTGGTGGAGATTTTCGGCAGATCCTGCCAGTCATTCCAAGAGGCAGCCACTCTGATATTGCTAATGCAAAAATTAATTCCTCTTATCTATGGGATCATTGTCAGGTCTTGAGGCTGACAAAAAACATGCGTTTACAAAACAACATGCAAGCAACAGATCAAGAAGAAATTGCGTCTTTTGCACAATGGATTATAGATATTGGTGATGGTATTATTGGACATGACAATGATGGCTATGCTACTATTGAAATTCCACAGGAACTATTAATCATAGAATATAATGATCCCATTCATAGTATAGTCAGTTCTACATTCCCAGATTTATGTCATCATCACAATGATCCTGAATACTTCCAATCTAAAGCAATATTAGCTTCTATAAATGAAACAATACAACAAGTTAATGATTATATACTTACATTGATACCAGGTGATCATATACTAAATTATCTTATTGTGTTTTTCATGTTTTAG